One window from the genome of Paramisgurnus dabryanus chromosome 24, PD_genome_1.1, whole genome shotgun sequence encodes:
- the rbbp9 gene encoding serine hydrolase RBBP9 isoform X2: MALKRAVILPGNGAGNVEHCNWYGWISDMSCVLKNMPDPVTARESIWLPFMEKELKCDDETVIIGHSSGAAAAMRYAETHKVFALILVGAYTSDLGDENERESGYFNRPWEWEKIRSNVKYILQFGSTDDPFLPWEEQQEVANGLKTDLHKYVDRGHFQNTTFPELIGAVKTLKTNG; encoded by the exons ATGGCTCTGAAGAGAGCTGTAATCCTGCCCGGGAATGGCGCTGGGAACGTGGAGCACTGTAACTGGTACGGCTGG ATTTCAGATATGTCCTGTGTTTTGAAGAACATGCCGGATCCTG TCACCGCGAGAGAGAGCATCTGGCTTCCGTTCATGGAGAAGGAGCTGAAATGTGATGATGAGACTGTTATTATTGGACACAGTTCAGGAGCTGCTGCAGCCATGAG GTATGCAGAAACACACAAAGTATTTGCTCTTATTCTGGTGGGTGCGTACACATCAGATTTAGGAGATGAGAATGAGCGTGAGAGTG GATATTTCAACCGGCCATGGGAGTGGGAAAAAATCAGATCAAATGTAAAATACATCCTTCAGTTTGGATCCACAGATGACCCCTTCCTGCCATGGGAAGAGCAACAGGAAGTGGCTAATGGACTAAAGACCGATTTACATAAATATGTTGATCGTGGACATTTCCAAAACACAACCTTCCCAGAGCTTATTGGTGCTGTAAAAACGCTCAAAACTAACGGCTAA
- the rbbp9 gene encoding serine hydrolase RBBP9 isoform X1: MALKRAVILPGNGAGNVEHCNWYGWVKKRINEISDMSCVLKNMPDPVTARESIWLPFMEKELKCDDETVIIGHSSGAAAAMRYAETHKVFALILVGAYTSDLGDENERESGYFNRPWEWEKIRSNVKYILQFGSTDDPFLPWEEQQEVANGLKTDLHKYVDRGHFQNTTFPELIGAVKTLKTNG, encoded by the exons ATGGCTCTGAAGAGAGCTGTAATCCTGCCCGGGAATGGCGCTGGGAACGTGGAGCACTGTAACTGGTACGGCTGGGTAAAGAAACGAATAAACGAG ATTTCAGATATGTCCTGTGTTTTGAAGAACATGCCGGATCCTG TCACCGCGAGAGAGAGCATCTGGCTTCCGTTCATGGAGAAGGAGCTGAAATGTGATGATGAGACTGTTATTATTGGACACAGTTCAGGAGCTGCTGCAGCCATGAG GTATGCAGAAACACACAAAGTATTTGCTCTTATTCTGGTGGGTGCGTACACATCAGATTTAGGAGATGAGAATGAGCGTGAGAGTG GATATTTCAACCGGCCATGGGAGTGGGAAAAAATCAGATCAAATGTAAAATACATCCTTCAGTTTGGATCCACAGATGACCCCTTCCTGCCATGGGAAGAGCAACAGGAAGTGGCTAATGGACTAAAGACCGATTTACATAAATATGTTGATCGTGGACATTTCCAAAACACAACCTTCCCAGAGCTTATTGGTGCTGTAAAAACGCTCAAAACTAACGGCTAA